The following are encoded in a window of Paramormyrops kingsleyae isolate MSU_618 chromosome 12, PKINGS_0.4, whole genome shotgun sequence genomic DNA:
- the LOC111833063 gene encoding GRB2-associated-binding protein 1-like isoform X5, producing the protein MSGGDVVCSGWLRKSPPEKKLRRYAWKKRWFVLRSGRLTGDPDVLEYYKNDHAKKPIRVIDLNLCEQVDAGLTFNKKDLENSFIFDIKTIDRIFYLVADTEDEMNKWVRRICDICGFNPTDEDGTKPSQPGGLGLDPLPNPGLSATAPSPMNSVPPPYHPVSIRHLESSSSLEEAPDYLLLVNCESKKPTASRLQGSSRSTSSETDCNDNLPLHRPLASSFPKQPSSNGFFPQPSFYDSPPARGSSVTADTASYCLPRSYSQDTVLQPRPAYSMPGQDTDSPAGELHVLGAPPRKTSVESQLRHISISYDVPSASSSARQAHGAFSGQVDVPPPRPPKPSLATASERSPTDTCYMPRSVSESDGNYCVPTSTGAKAPRSNTIGTMDLSGLRKDFGSQDCYDVPRPVSTDRSSSFEFNDNFGNYLRNKGMIPVGPTAGSTEEMDENYVQMSNSPRHGRSGSLSEGTQEPNYVPMTPGSVEFSSLGKQVPPPAHMGFRYSPKTPPRRAAPVGECQPPPIDRNLKPDRKVKPAPLEIKPLPEWEELPAPVRSPVTRSFARDHPRFPMPPRPESVQSITSSTDSDDYDENYVAMTTSNTTADESSLKVGAQMNADGGGSPMVKPKRDRQVEYLDLDLDPGKSTPPRKKTSNGTGSAASDERVDYVVVDQQRTQALKNTKEAWNGGRQSTDTDTPPKGPK; encoded by the exons gcatgGAAGAAAAGGTGGTTTGTTCTTCGAAGTGGCCGCCTCACGGGGGACCCCGATGTGCTGGAGTACTACAAGAATGACCACGCCAAGAAGCCCATCCGCGTCATCGACCTGAACCTGTGCGAGCAGGTGGATGCCGGGCTGACCTTCAACAAGAAGGACCTGGAAAACAGCTTCATCTTCGACATCAAGACCATCGACCGCATCTTCTATCTGGTGGCCGATACTGAGGACGAGATGAACAAGTGGGTTAGGCGCATCTGCGACATCTGCGGGTTCAACCCGACCGACGAAG ATGGCACCAAACCCTCCCAGCCTGGAGGCCTGGGATTGGACCCTCTGCCTAATCCGGGTCTGTCAGCCACGGCGCCCTCCCCCATGAACAGTGTGCCACCCCCCTACCATCCAGTGAGCATCCGCCACCTAGAGTCCTCATCCAGCCTGGAGGAGGCTCCCGACTACCTGCTGCTGGTCAACTGTGAGAGCAAGAAGCCCACAGCGTCCAG GCTCCAGGGCTCCTCCAGGTCTACCTCTTCCGAGACGGACTGCAACGATAACCTCCCCTTGCACAGGCCCCTAGCATCGTCCTTCCCCAAACAGCCATCTTCCAATGGCTTCTTCCCCCAGCCCAGCTTCTACGACTCGCCGCCGGCCCGCGGGTCCTCCGTGACAGCGGACACCGCCTCGTACTGTCTGCCCCGCAGCTACTCGCAGGACACGGTGCTGCAGCCACGGCCAGCATATTCCATGCCTGGGCAGGACACGGACTCCCCCGCAGGCGAGCTGCATGTCCTCGGGGCGCCACCTCGCAAGACGTCAGTGGAGAGCCAGCTACGGCACATCTCCATCAGTTACGACGTCCCGTCCGCGTCCAGCTCTGCCCGTCAGGCCCACGGGGCGTTCTCCGGCCAGGTGGACGTCCCCCCTCCACGCCCCCCCAAGCCCTCGCTAGCCACCGCCTCAGAGCGCTCCCCCACGGACACGTGCTACATGCCGCGCTCGGTGTCAGAGAGTGACGGTAACTACTGCGTCCCGACCAGCACAGGGGCCAAGGCGCCGCGTAGTAACACCATTGGCACCATGGACCTTTCAGGCCTCCGGAAAG ATTTCGGATCTCAGGACTGCTACGACGTCCCGCGCCCTGTCAGCACAGACAGAAGCAGCTCATTTGAGTTCAATGATAATTTCGGCAACTATTTA AGAAACAAGGGCATGATTCCGGTGGGACCCACGGCTGGATCCACCGAAGAGATGGATGAGAATTACGTGCAGATGAGCAACTCGCCACGCCACGGGCGATCGGGGAGTCTGTCCGAAGGGACGCAGGAGCCCAACTACGTGCCCATGACACCCGGAAGCGTGGAGTTCTCCTCGCTGGGCAAGCAGGTCCCCCCGCCAGCACACATGGGATTCCGCTACAGCCCCAAGACCCCACCGCGGAGGGCCGCCCCCGTCGGCGAATGCCAGCCTCCTCCCATTGACCGCAACCTCAAACCTGACCGCAAAG TTAAACCAGCCCCTCTGGAGATCAAGCCCCTGCCGGAGTGGGAAGAGCTGCCGGCCCCTGTGCGTTCCCCAGTGACCCGCTCCTTTGCTCGGGA TCACCCCAGGTTCCCTATGCCTCCGAGACCTGAATCAGTACAAAGCATCACCTCCAGCACCGACTCCGATGACTACGATGAGAATTACGTGGCCATGACCACCTCCAACACAACAGCAGATGAATCA AGCCTGAAGGTCGGTGCTCAGATGAACGCAGATGGGGGTGGCAGCCCGATGGTGAAGCCTAAAAGGGACAGACAGGTGGAATATCTCGACCTGGACTTGGACCCAGGAAAATCAACTCCGCCGCGAAAG AAGACGAGTAACGGCACTGGAAGCGCGGCCTCTGATGAGCGGGTGGACTACGTGGTGGTGGACCAGCAGAGGACGCAAGCACTGAAGAATACCAAAGAAGCCTGGAACGGAGGGAGGCAGTCCACAGACACTGACACTCCACCGAAGGGACCAAAGTGA
- the LOC111833063 gene encoding GRB2-associated-binding protein 1-like isoform X6 codes for MNKWVRRICDICGFNPTDEDGTKPSQPGGLGLDPLPNPGLSATAPSPMNSVPPPYHPVSIRHLESSSSLEEAPDYLLLVNCESKKPTASRLQGSSRSTSSETDCNDNLPLHRPLASSFPKQPSSNGFFPQPSFYDSPPARGSSVTADTASYCLPRSYSQDTVLQPRPAYSMPGQDTDSPAGELHVLGAPPRKTSVESQLRHISISYDVPSASSSARQAHGAFSGQVDVPPPRPPKPSLATASERSPTDTCYMPRSVSESDGNYCVPTSTGAKAPRSNTIGTMDLSGLRKDFGSQDCYDVPRPVSTDRSSSFEFNDNFGNYLRNKGMIPVGPTAGSTEEMDENYVQMSNSPRHGRSGSLSEGTQEPNYVPMTPGSVEFSSLGKQVPPPAHMGFRYSPKTPPRRAAPVGECQPPPIDRNLKPDRKGQSPKILRAKPFGLERTDSQTVGEFRRRLKVKPAPLEIKPLPEWEELPAPVRSPVTRSFARDHPRFPMPPRPESVQSITSSTDSDDYDENYVAMTTSNTTADESLASSSQSLKVGAQMNADGGGSPMVKPKRDRQVEYLDLDLDPGKSTPPRKKTSNGTGSAASDERVDYVVVDQQRTQALKNTKEAWNGGRQSTDTDTPPKGPK; via the exons ATGAACAAGTGGGTTAGGCGCATCTGCGACATCTGCGGGTTCAACCCGACCGACGAAG ATGGCACCAAACCCTCCCAGCCTGGAGGCCTGGGATTGGACCCTCTGCCTAATCCGGGTCTGTCAGCCACGGCGCCCTCCCCCATGAACAGTGTGCCACCCCCCTACCATCCAGTGAGCATCCGCCACCTAGAGTCCTCATCCAGCCTGGAGGAGGCTCCCGACTACCTGCTGCTGGTCAACTGTGAGAGCAAGAAGCCCACAGCGTCCAG GCTCCAGGGCTCCTCCAGGTCTACCTCTTCCGAGACGGACTGCAACGATAACCTCCCCTTGCACAGGCCCCTAGCATCGTCCTTCCCCAAACAGCCATCTTCCAATGGCTTCTTCCCCCAGCCCAGCTTCTACGACTCGCCGCCGGCCCGCGGGTCCTCCGTGACAGCGGACACCGCCTCGTACTGTCTGCCCCGCAGCTACTCGCAGGACACGGTGCTGCAGCCACGGCCAGCATATTCCATGCCTGGGCAGGACACGGACTCCCCCGCAGGCGAGCTGCATGTCCTCGGGGCGCCACCTCGCAAGACGTCAGTGGAGAGCCAGCTACGGCACATCTCCATCAGTTACGACGTCCCGTCCGCGTCCAGCTCTGCCCGTCAGGCCCACGGGGCGTTCTCCGGCCAGGTGGACGTCCCCCCTCCACGCCCCCCCAAGCCCTCGCTAGCCACCGCCTCAGAGCGCTCCCCCACGGACACGTGCTACATGCCGCGCTCGGTGTCAGAGAGTGACGGTAACTACTGCGTCCCGACCAGCACAGGGGCCAAGGCGCCGCGTAGTAACACCATTGGCACCATGGACCTTTCAGGCCTCCGGAAAG ATTTCGGATCTCAGGACTGCTACGACGTCCCGCGCCCTGTCAGCACAGACAGAAGCAGCTCATTTGAGTTCAATGATAATTTCGGCAACTATTTA AGAAACAAGGGCATGATTCCGGTGGGACCCACGGCTGGATCCACCGAAGAGATGGATGAGAATTACGTGCAGATGAGCAACTCGCCACGCCACGGGCGATCGGGGAGTCTGTCCGAAGGGACGCAGGAGCCCAACTACGTGCCCATGACACCCGGAAGCGTGGAGTTCTCCTCGCTGGGCAAGCAGGTCCCCCCGCCAGCACACATGGGATTCCGCTACAGCCCCAAGACCCCACCGCGGAGGGCCGCCCCCGTCGGCGAATGCCAGCCTCCTCCCATTGACCGCAACCTCAAACCTGACCGCAAAG GTCAGAGTCCTAAAATATTAAGAGCTAAACCATTTGGTTTAGAGCGAACTGATTCACAAACCGTAGGCGAATTCCGAAGACGACTGAAGG TTAAACCAGCCCCTCTGGAGATCAAGCCCCTGCCGGAGTGGGAAGAGCTGCCGGCCCCTGTGCGTTCCCCAGTGACCCGCTCCTTTGCTCGGGA TCACCCCAGGTTCCCTATGCCTCCGAGACCTGAATCAGTACAAAGCATCACCTCCAGCACCGACTCCGATGACTACGATGAGAATTACGTGGCCATGACCACCTCCAACACAACAGCAGATGAATCA CTCGCCTCTTCCTCGCAGAGCCTGAAGGTCGGTGCTCAGATGAACGCAGATGGGGGTGGCAGCCCGATGGTGAAGCCTAAAAGGGACAGACAGGTGGAATATCTCGACCTGGACTTGGACCCAGGAAAATCAACTCCGCCGCGAAAG AAGACGAGTAACGGCACTGGAAGCGCGGCCTCTGATGAGCGGGTGGACTACGTGGTGGTGGACCAGCAGAGGACGCAAGCACTGAAGAATACCAAAGAAGCCTGGAACGGAGGGAGGCAGTCCACAGACACTGACACTCCACCGAAGGGACCAAAGTGA
- the LOC111833063 gene encoding GRB2-associated-binding protein 1-like isoform X4 — MSGGDVVCSGWLRKSPPEKKLRRYAWKKRWFVLRSGRLTGDPDVLEYYKNDHAKKPIRVIDLNLCEQVDAGLTFNKKDLENSFIFDIKTIDRIFYLVADTEDEMNKWVRRICDICGFNPTDEDGTKPSQPGGLGLDPLPNPGLSATAPSPMNSVPPPYHPVSIRHLESSSSLEEAPDYLLLVNCESKKPTASRLQGSSRSTSSETDCNDNLPLHRPLASSFPKQPSSNGFFPQPSFYDSPPARGSSVTADTASYCLPRSYSQDTVLQPRPAYSMPGQDTDSPAGELHVLGAPPRKTSVESQLRHISISYDVPSASSSARQAHGAFSGQVDVPPPRPPKPSLATASERSPTDTCYMPRSVSESDGNYCVPTSTGAKAPRSNTIGTMDLSGLRKDFGSQDCYDVPRPVSTDRSSSFEFNDNFGNYLRNKGMIPVGPTAGSTEEMDENYVQMSNSPRHGRSGSLSEGTQEPNYVPMTPGSVEFSSLGKQVPPPAHMGFRYSPKTPPRRAAPVGECQPPPIDRNLKPDRKVKPAPLEIKPLPEWEELPAPVRSPVTRSFARDHPRFPMPPRPESVQSITSSTDSDDYDENYVAMTTSNTTADESLASSSQSLKVGAQMNADGGGSPMVKPKRDRQVEYLDLDLDPGKSTPPRKKTSNGTGSAASDERVDYVVVDQQRTQALKNTKEAWNGGRQSTDTDTPPKGPK; from the exons gcatgGAAGAAAAGGTGGTTTGTTCTTCGAAGTGGCCGCCTCACGGGGGACCCCGATGTGCTGGAGTACTACAAGAATGACCACGCCAAGAAGCCCATCCGCGTCATCGACCTGAACCTGTGCGAGCAGGTGGATGCCGGGCTGACCTTCAACAAGAAGGACCTGGAAAACAGCTTCATCTTCGACATCAAGACCATCGACCGCATCTTCTATCTGGTGGCCGATACTGAGGACGAGATGAACAAGTGGGTTAGGCGCATCTGCGACATCTGCGGGTTCAACCCGACCGACGAAG ATGGCACCAAACCCTCCCAGCCTGGAGGCCTGGGATTGGACCCTCTGCCTAATCCGGGTCTGTCAGCCACGGCGCCCTCCCCCATGAACAGTGTGCCACCCCCCTACCATCCAGTGAGCATCCGCCACCTAGAGTCCTCATCCAGCCTGGAGGAGGCTCCCGACTACCTGCTGCTGGTCAACTGTGAGAGCAAGAAGCCCACAGCGTCCAG GCTCCAGGGCTCCTCCAGGTCTACCTCTTCCGAGACGGACTGCAACGATAACCTCCCCTTGCACAGGCCCCTAGCATCGTCCTTCCCCAAACAGCCATCTTCCAATGGCTTCTTCCCCCAGCCCAGCTTCTACGACTCGCCGCCGGCCCGCGGGTCCTCCGTGACAGCGGACACCGCCTCGTACTGTCTGCCCCGCAGCTACTCGCAGGACACGGTGCTGCAGCCACGGCCAGCATATTCCATGCCTGGGCAGGACACGGACTCCCCCGCAGGCGAGCTGCATGTCCTCGGGGCGCCACCTCGCAAGACGTCAGTGGAGAGCCAGCTACGGCACATCTCCATCAGTTACGACGTCCCGTCCGCGTCCAGCTCTGCCCGTCAGGCCCACGGGGCGTTCTCCGGCCAGGTGGACGTCCCCCCTCCACGCCCCCCCAAGCCCTCGCTAGCCACCGCCTCAGAGCGCTCCCCCACGGACACGTGCTACATGCCGCGCTCGGTGTCAGAGAGTGACGGTAACTACTGCGTCCCGACCAGCACAGGGGCCAAGGCGCCGCGTAGTAACACCATTGGCACCATGGACCTTTCAGGCCTCCGGAAAG ATTTCGGATCTCAGGACTGCTACGACGTCCCGCGCCCTGTCAGCACAGACAGAAGCAGCTCATTTGAGTTCAATGATAATTTCGGCAACTATTTA AGAAACAAGGGCATGATTCCGGTGGGACCCACGGCTGGATCCACCGAAGAGATGGATGAGAATTACGTGCAGATGAGCAACTCGCCACGCCACGGGCGATCGGGGAGTCTGTCCGAAGGGACGCAGGAGCCCAACTACGTGCCCATGACACCCGGAAGCGTGGAGTTCTCCTCGCTGGGCAAGCAGGTCCCCCCGCCAGCACACATGGGATTCCGCTACAGCCCCAAGACCCCACCGCGGAGGGCCGCCCCCGTCGGCGAATGCCAGCCTCCTCCCATTGACCGCAACCTCAAACCTGACCGCAAAG TTAAACCAGCCCCTCTGGAGATCAAGCCCCTGCCGGAGTGGGAAGAGCTGCCGGCCCCTGTGCGTTCCCCAGTGACCCGCTCCTTTGCTCGGGA TCACCCCAGGTTCCCTATGCCTCCGAGACCTGAATCAGTACAAAGCATCACCTCCAGCACCGACTCCGATGACTACGATGAGAATTACGTGGCCATGACCACCTCCAACACAACAGCAGATGAATCA CTCGCCTCTTCCTCGCAGAGCCTGAAGGTCGGTGCTCAGATGAACGCAGATGGGGGTGGCAGCCCGATGGTGAAGCCTAAAAGGGACAGACAGGTGGAATATCTCGACCTGGACTTGGACCCAGGAAAATCAACTCCGCCGCGAAAG AAGACGAGTAACGGCACTGGAAGCGCGGCCTCTGATGAGCGGGTGGACTACGTGGTGGTGGACCAGCAGAGGACGCAAGCACTGAAGAATACCAAAGAAGCCTGGAACGGAGGGAGGCAGTCCACAGACACTGACACTCCACCGAAGGGACCAAAGTGA
- the LOC111833063 gene encoding GRB2-associated-binding protein 1-like isoform X1: MSGGDVVCSGWLRKSPPEKKLRRYAWKKRWFVLRSGRLTGDPDVLEYYKNDHAKKPIRVIDLNLCEQVDAGLTFNKKDLENSFIFDIKTIDRIFYLVADTEDEMNKWVRRICDICGFNPTDEDGTKPSQPGGLGLDPLPNPGLSATAPSPMNSVPPPYHPVSIRHLESSSSLEEAPDYLLLVNCESKKPTASRLQGSSRSTSSETDCNDNLPLHRPLASSFPKQPSSNGFFPQPSFYDSPPARGSSVTADTASYCLPRSYSQDTVLQPRPAYSMPGQDTDSPAGELHVLGAPPRKTSVESQLRHISISYDVPSASSSARQAHGAFSGQVDVPPPRPPKPSLATASERSPTDTCYMPRSVSESDGNYCVPTSTGAKAPRSNTIGTMDLSGLRKDFGSQDCYDVPRPVSTDRSSSFEFNDNFGNYLRNKGMIPVGPTAGSTEEMDENYVQMSNSPRHGRSGSLSEGTQEPNYVPMTPGSVEFSSLGKQVPPPAHMGFRYSPKTPPRRAAPVGECQPPPIDRNLKPDRKGQSPKILRAKPFGLERTDSQTVGEFRRRLKVKPAPLEIKPLPEWEELPAPVRSPVTRSFARDHPRFPMPPRPESVQSITSSTDSDDYDENYVAMTTSNTTADESLASSSQSLKVGAQMNADGGGSPMVKPKRDRQVEYLDLDLDPGKSTPPRKKTSNGTGSAASDERVDYVVVDQQRTQALKNTKEAWNGGRQSTDTDTPPKGPK, from the exons gcatgGAAGAAAAGGTGGTTTGTTCTTCGAAGTGGCCGCCTCACGGGGGACCCCGATGTGCTGGAGTACTACAAGAATGACCACGCCAAGAAGCCCATCCGCGTCATCGACCTGAACCTGTGCGAGCAGGTGGATGCCGGGCTGACCTTCAACAAGAAGGACCTGGAAAACAGCTTCATCTTCGACATCAAGACCATCGACCGCATCTTCTATCTGGTGGCCGATACTGAGGACGAGATGAACAAGTGGGTTAGGCGCATCTGCGACATCTGCGGGTTCAACCCGACCGACGAAG ATGGCACCAAACCCTCCCAGCCTGGAGGCCTGGGATTGGACCCTCTGCCTAATCCGGGTCTGTCAGCCACGGCGCCCTCCCCCATGAACAGTGTGCCACCCCCCTACCATCCAGTGAGCATCCGCCACCTAGAGTCCTCATCCAGCCTGGAGGAGGCTCCCGACTACCTGCTGCTGGTCAACTGTGAGAGCAAGAAGCCCACAGCGTCCAG GCTCCAGGGCTCCTCCAGGTCTACCTCTTCCGAGACGGACTGCAACGATAACCTCCCCTTGCACAGGCCCCTAGCATCGTCCTTCCCCAAACAGCCATCTTCCAATGGCTTCTTCCCCCAGCCCAGCTTCTACGACTCGCCGCCGGCCCGCGGGTCCTCCGTGACAGCGGACACCGCCTCGTACTGTCTGCCCCGCAGCTACTCGCAGGACACGGTGCTGCAGCCACGGCCAGCATATTCCATGCCTGGGCAGGACACGGACTCCCCCGCAGGCGAGCTGCATGTCCTCGGGGCGCCACCTCGCAAGACGTCAGTGGAGAGCCAGCTACGGCACATCTCCATCAGTTACGACGTCCCGTCCGCGTCCAGCTCTGCCCGTCAGGCCCACGGGGCGTTCTCCGGCCAGGTGGACGTCCCCCCTCCACGCCCCCCCAAGCCCTCGCTAGCCACCGCCTCAGAGCGCTCCCCCACGGACACGTGCTACATGCCGCGCTCGGTGTCAGAGAGTGACGGTAACTACTGCGTCCCGACCAGCACAGGGGCCAAGGCGCCGCGTAGTAACACCATTGGCACCATGGACCTTTCAGGCCTCCGGAAAG ATTTCGGATCTCAGGACTGCTACGACGTCCCGCGCCCTGTCAGCACAGACAGAAGCAGCTCATTTGAGTTCAATGATAATTTCGGCAACTATTTA AGAAACAAGGGCATGATTCCGGTGGGACCCACGGCTGGATCCACCGAAGAGATGGATGAGAATTACGTGCAGATGAGCAACTCGCCACGCCACGGGCGATCGGGGAGTCTGTCCGAAGGGACGCAGGAGCCCAACTACGTGCCCATGACACCCGGAAGCGTGGAGTTCTCCTCGCTGGGCAAGCAGGTCCCCCCGCCAGCACACATGGGATTCCGCTACAGCCCCAAGACCCCACCGCGGAGGGCCGCCCCCGTCGGCGAATGCCAGCCTCCTCCCATTGACCGCAACCTCAAACCTGACCGCAAAG GTCAGAGTCCTAAAATATTAAGAGCTAAACCATTTGGTTTAGAGCGAACTGATTCACAAACCGTAGGCGAATTCCGAAGACGACTGAAGG TTAAACCAGCCCCTCTGGAGATCAAGCCCCTGCCGGAGTGGGAAGAGCTGCCGGCCCCTGTGCGTTCCCCAGTGACCCGCTCCTTTGCTCGGGA TCACCCCAGGTTCCCTATGCCTCCGAGACCTGAATCAGTACAAAGCATCACCTCCAGCACCGACTCCGATGACTACGATGAGAATTACGTGGCCATGACCACCTCCAACACAACAGCAGATGAATCA CTCGCCTCTTCCTCGCAGAGCCTGAAGGTCGGTGCTCAGATGAACGCAGATGGGGGTGGCAGCCCGATGGTGAAGCCTAAAAGGGACAGACAGGTGGAATATCTCGACCTGGACTTGGACCCAGGAAAATCAACTCCGCCGCGAAAG AAGACGAGTAACGGCACTGGAAGCGCGGCCTCTGATGAGCGGGTGGACTACGTGGTGGTGGACCAGCAGAGGACGCAAGCACTGAAGAATACCAAAGAAGCCTGGAACGGAGGGAGGCAGTCCACAGACACTGACACTCCACCGAAGGGACCAAAGTGA
- the LOC111833063 gene encoding GRB2-associated-binding protein 1-like isoform X2 yields the protein MSGGDVVCSGWLRKSPPEKKLRRYAWKKRWFVLRSGRLTGDPDVLEYYKNDHAKKPIRVIDLNLCEQVDAGLTFNKKDLENSFIFDIKTIDRIFYLVADTEDEMNKWVRRICDICGFNPTDEDGTKPSQPGGLGLDPLPNPGLSATAPSPMNSVPPPYHPVSIRHLESSSSLEEAPDYLLLVNCESKKPTASRLQGSSRSTSSETDCNDNLPLHRPLASSFPKQPSSNGFFPQPSFYDSPPARGSSVTADTASYCLPRSYSQDTVLQPRPAYSMPGQDTDSPAGELHVLGAPPRKTSVESQLRHISISYDVPSASSSARQAHGAFSGQVDVPPPRPPKPSLATASERSPTDTCYMPRSVSESDGNYCVPTSTGAKAPRSNTIGTMDLSGLRKDFGSQDCYDVPRPVSTDRSSSFEFNDNFGNYLRNKGMIPVGPTAGSTEEMDENYVQMSNSPRHGRSGSLSEGTQEPNYVPMTPGSVEFSSLGKQVPPPAHMGFRYSPKTPPRRAAPVGECQPPPIDRNLKPDRKGQSPKILRAKPFGLERTDSQTVGEFRRRLKVKPAPLEIKPLPEWEELPAPVRSPVTRSFARDHPRFPMPPRPESVQSITSSTDSDDYDENYVAMTTSNTTADESSLKVGAQMNADGGGSPMVKPKRDRQVEYLDLDLDPGKSTPPRKKTSNGTGSAASDERVDYVVVDQQRTQALKNTKEAWNGGRQSTDTDTPPKGPK from the exons gcatgGAAGAAAAGGTGGTTTGTTCTTCGAAGTGGCCGCCTCACGGGGGACCCCGATGTGCTGGAGTACTACAAGAATGACCACGCCAAGAAGCCCATCCGCGTCATCGACCTGAACCTGTGCGAGCAGGTGGATGCCGGGCTGACCTTCAACAAGAAGGACCTGGAAAACAGCTTCATCTTCGACATCAAGACCATCGACCGCATCTTCTATCTGGTGGCCGATACTGAGGACGAGATGAACAAGTGGGTTAGGCGCATCTGCGACATCTGCGGGTTCAACCCGACCGACGAAG ATGGCACCAAACCCTCCCAGCCTGGAGGCCTGGGATTGGACCCTCTGCCTAATCCGGGTCTGTCAGCCACGGCGCCCTCCCCCATGAACAGTGTGCCACCCCCCTACCATCCAGTGAGCATCCGCCACCTAGAGTCCTCATCCAGCCTGGAGGAGGCTCCCGACTACCTGCTGCTGGTCAACTGTGAGAGCAAGAAGCCCACAGCGTCCAG GCTCCAGGGCTCCTCCAGGTCTACCTCTTCCGAGACGGACTGCAACGATAACCTCCCCTTGCACAGGCCCCTAGCATCGTCCTTCCCCAAACAGCCATCTTCCAATGGCTTCTTCCCCCAGCCCAGCTTCTACGACTCGCCGCCGGCCCGCGGGTCCTCCGTGACAGCGGACACCGCCTCGTACTGTCTGCCCCGCAGCTACTCGCAGGACACGGTGCTGCAGCCACGGCCAGCATATTCCATGCCTGGGCAGGACACGGACTCCCCCGCAGGCGAGCTGCATGTCCTCGGGGCGCCACCTCGCAAGACGTCAGTGGAGAGCCAGCTACGGCACATCTCCATCAGTTACGACGTCCCGTCCGCGTCCAGCTCTGCCCGTCAGGCCCACGGGGCGTTCTCCGGCCAGGTGGACGTCCCCCCTCCACGCCCCCCCAAGCCCTCGCTAGCCACCGCCTCAGAGCGCTCCCCCACGGACACGTGCTACATGCCGCGCTCGGTGTCAGAGAGTGACGGTAACTACTGCGTCCCGACCAGCACAGGGGCCAAGGCGCCGCGTAGTAACACCATTGGCACCATGGACCTTTCAGGCCTCCGGAAAG ATTTCGGATCTCAGGACTGCTACGACGTCCCGCGCCCTGTCAGCACAGACAGAAGCAGCTCATTTGAGTTCAATGATAATTTCGGCAACTATTTA AGAAACAAGGGCATGATTCCGGTGGGACCCACGGCTGGATCCACCGAAGAGATGGATGAGAATTACGTGCAGATGAGCAACTCGCCACGCCACGGGCGATCGGGGAGTCTGTCCGAAGGGACGCAGGAGCCCAACTACGTGCCCATGACACCCGGAAGCGTGGAGTTCTCCTCGCTGGGCAAGCAGGTCCCCCCGCCAGCACACATGGGATTCCGCTACAGCCCCAAGACCCCACCGCGGAGGGCCGCCCCCGTCGGCGAATGCCAGCCTCCTCCCATTGACCGCAACCTCAAACCTGACCGCAAAG GTCAGAGTCCTAAAATATTAAGAGCTAAACCATTTGGTTTAGAGCGAACTGATTCACAAACCGTAGGCGAATTCCGAAGACGACTGAAGG TTAAACCAGCCCCTCTGGAGATCAAGCCCCTGCCGGAGTGGGAAGAGCTGCCGGCCCCTGTGCGTTCCCCAGTGACCCGCTCCTTTGCTCGGGA TCACCCCAGGTTCCCTATGCCTCCGAGACCTGAATCAGTACAAAGCATCACCTCCAGCACCGACTCCGATGACTACGATGAGAATTACGTGGCCATGACCACCTCCAACACAACAGCAGATGAATCA AGCCTGAAGGTCGGTGCTCAGATGAACGCAGATGGGGGTGGCAGCCCGATGGTGAAGCCTAAAAGGGACAGACAGGTGGAATATCTCGACCTGGACTTGGACCCAGGAAAATCAACTCCGCCGCGAAAG AAGACGAGTAACGGCACTGGAAGCGCGGCCTCTGATGAGCGGGTGGACTACGTGGTGGTGGACCAGCAGAGGACGCAAGCACTGAAGAATACCAAAGAAGCCTGGAACGGAGGGAGGCAGTCCACAGACACTGACACTCCACCGAAGGGACCAAAGTGA